A genomic stretch from Ursus arctos isolate Adak ecotype North America unplaced genomic scaffold, UrsArc2.0 scaffold_21, whole genome shotgun sequence includes:
- the DUSP6 gene encoding dual specificity protein phosphatase 6, producing the protein MIDTLRPVPFASEMAISKTVAWLNEQLELGNERLLLMDCRPQELYESSHIESAINVAIPGIMLRRLQKGNLPVRALFTRGEDRDRFTRRCGTDTVVLYDESSSDWNENTGGESVLGLLLKKLKDEGCRAFYLEGGFSKFQAEFALHCETNLDGSCSSSSPPLPVLGLGGLRISSDSSSDIESDLDRDPNSATDSDGSPLSNSQPSFPVEILPFLYLGCAKDSTNLDVLEEFGIKYILNVTPNLPNLFENAGEFKYKQIPISDHWSQNLSQFFPEAISFIDEARGKNCGVLVHCLAGISRSVTVTVAYLMQKLNLSMNDAYDIVKMKKSNISPNFNFMGQLLDFERTLGLSSPCDNRVPAQQLYFTSPSNQNVYQVDSLQST; encoded by the exons ATGATAGATACGCTCAGACCCGTGCCCTTCGCGTCGGAAATGGCGATCAGCAAGACCGTGGCGTGGCTCAACGAGCAGTTGGAGCTGGGCAACGAGCGGCTGCTGCTGATGGACTGCCGGCCGCAGGAGCTGTATGAGTCGTCGCACATCGAGTCGGCCATCAATGTGGCCATCCCGGGCATCATGCTGCGGCGCCTGCAAAAGGGCAACCTGCCGGTGCGCGCGCTCTTCACGCGTGGCGAGGACCGCGACCGCTTCACCCGGCGCTGCGGCACCGACACGGTAGTGCTCTACGACGAGAGTAGCAGCGACTGGAACGAGAACACTGGCGGCGAGTCGGTGCTTGGATTGCTGCTCAAGAAGCTCAAGGACGAGGGCTGCCGGGCGTTCTACCTGGAAG GTGGCTTCAGTAAGTTCCAAGCCGAGTTCGCCCTGCACTGCGAGACCAATCTAGACGGCTCGTGTAGCAGCAGCTCCCCACCGTTgccagtgctggggctcgggggcctGCGGATCAGCTCCGACTCCTCCTCGGATATTGAGTCTGACCTTGACCGAGACCCCAATAGTGCGACGGACTCGGATGGCAGCCCGCTGTCCAACAGCCAGCCTTCTTTCCCCGTGGAGATCTTGCCCTTCCTCTATTTGGGCTGTGCCAAGGACTCCACCAACCTGGACGTGTTGGAGGAGTTCGGCATCAAGTACATCTTGAACGTCACCCCCAATTTGCCGAATCTTTTTGAGAACGCAGGAGAGTTTAAATACAAGCAGATCCCCATCTCGGATCACTGGAGTCAAAACCTGTCCCAGTTTTTCCCTGAGGCCATTTCTTTCATAG ATGAAGCCCGGGGCAAAAACTGTGGTGTCTTGGTGCATTGCTTGGCTGGCATTAGCCGCTCGGTCACTGTCACTGTGGCTTATCTCATGCAGAAGCTCAATCTGTCAATGAACGATGCTTATGACATTGTCAAGATGAAGAAATCCAACATCTCCCCCAACTTCAACTTCATGGGCCAGCTGCTGGACTTCGAGAGGACGCTTGGACTCAGCAGCCCCTGTGACAATCGGGTCCCTGCACAGCAGCTCTATTTCACCTCCCCCTCCAACCAGAATGTCTACCAGGTGGACTCCCTGCAGTCCACGTGA